GTCGAACAGATCCGCCAGTGTCCTCGTCCCGTGCGGGGTCTGGAGGGTGTACTCCTTCTCGACCGCTACCCAGGGAAGCTCCCGACGCTGTTGGGCAAGCTCATCACCCATCCGCGTGAGCTCCTTCTCGTGCTCGAGCAGGTCAGCGCTCGCCGCGAGCCACTCATCACGTGTTCCAATTCGGTGGCTGGTCATTGTGCTGTCTCCTTTCAACTTTCGATTCGCGATGGACGGAGCCTCCGATGTGACCCCCACGACGGGTCACCGTGGTCGCGACCGAGAGGGACCCGGTCGAGCCATCGACTGCGCCCACTTTCATCTACCTCCTCTTGACTGGAAGCACTCGCTCACTCCAGGGGCTGGAGACCGGCCGTCGTGAGCACGTAGGCCGGAGCCACGTAGGGGCCGCCCGTGGCGAGATCAGCGACGCTCGTGCCGACCTGGTCGACGCTGAGGCTCGAATTGGCCGGGGCGATCCTCGATCCGCTGTAGGCCTCGGTGTAGATGCGCCCGAGGTCGGTCGCCGGTGTCAATTGCGGCAGTAGAGCTACGAAGCGGATGCCCGCGGCGCTGCGTTCCGCTTCTGACCTCGCGTAGGCGCTGATGAACCTGATCGTGGCCTTGGCGCCGGCATAGCCACCGCTGAGCGGTGACCCGCGCAGCGCCGCACCGCTGGAGAGGCTGACCACCACCGAGCCGGGGTCGAGGGGTGCCGTCAGGGACTGCCGGACGAAGTTGAAGACCTGGCGCACGTCGACGTTCCAGTTCGTGCTGAAGTTCTCCCAGGTCTGCTCCTGGAGCCTGGCAACCGCCGGGGTGGCCCCGGCGTTGAGCACGAGGGTCTTGGGTCGATACTCGGAGATCAGGCGAACCGGGAGCTCCGGGTCGGCGACGTCGGCCAGCTCCGGGGAGAAGGCGTCTCCGAGCTTCTCTCGTAGCTCGGAGAGCAGCGCTTCGTCACGAGCCACACCCACGACGTCTGCACCTCGTTCGACGAGGGCGATGGCGATGGCCCGTCCGAAGCCCCGACTTGCACCGGTAACGATTGCTGTTGTTCCTGCGAGCTGGCGAACCGACATTGTTCCTACCCTTCTTCTGATGGGTCGCTGGTGACTTTTTGACGAGGAGATCGCTTGCTGGGCAGACCCGGCCGGAACTTCGGAGCGGCGTCTCTGTCCCGGCCGGGTTCTGGTACCTGGTACTCAGTCGGCCACGGTCCCCGCGGGCTCAGGTGAACCGGCGACGGCGACGTCTCGTTGTTGCGTGCTCGCCACCGCCTTGGCGATCTCGGCTCGTCGGATGAGCGCGAAGGCCACCGGGATGGCGACCAACCCGGCCACGCCGCACACCCAGAGGGCCCAGCTGAATCCGCCAGTGAGGGCTGCGGCGGTTCCGTAGCCGTGGTGGACGAGGGTGTGGAAGCGAGACGCGACGATCGACGAGGCGACCGCCACCCCGACGGCACCGCCGAGCTGCTGCGAGGTGTTGAGCAGCCCCGAGGCCACTCCCGCATCCCGCCCCTTGACTCCGGCCAGGGCCCCGATCGACACCGGGATGAAGGCGAAGGCGGTGCCCATGCCCGAGATGAAGAACGGCCCGGCCAGGTCAGCCCAGAAGCTCCCGTGTGTGGGGATCAGGGTGGCCCAGAGGATGCCGGCGCCGATGAGCGCCATGCCGAAGGCCATGACCAGCTTGGCCGAGGTCCTGGTCACCAACATCTGCGACAGGCCGGCGAAGGCCACCGACGTGACCGAGGCGGCGAGCCAGGCCACGCCGGTCTTGATGGCCGAGAACCCCAGCACCTGCTGCATGTACAGGGTGCCGACGAATACGAAGGTGAAGAAGCTGGCCCCGAGCAAGAACCCGACGGCGTTCGACCCGGCCACGGTCTTGATCCGGAACAGGCGCAGC
This window of the Acidimicrobiales bacterium genome carries:
- a CDS encoding SDR family oxidoreductase, yielding MSVRQLAGTTAIVTGASRGFGRAIAIALVERGADVVGVARDEALLSELREKLGDAFSPELADVADPELPVRLISEYRPKTLVLNAGATPAVARLQEQTWENFSTNWNVDVRQVFNFVRQSLTAPLDPGSVVVSLSSGAALRGSPLSGGYAGAKATIRFISAYARSEAERSAAGIRFVALLPQLTPATDLGRIYTEAYSGSRIAPANSSLSVDQVGTSVADLATGGPYVAPAYVLTTAGLQPLE